One genomic segment of Helianthus annuus cultivar XRQ/B chromosome 14, HanXRQr2.0-SUNRISE, whole genome shotgun sequence includes these proteins:
- the LOC110908640 gene encoding probable aldo-keto reductase 4: MASRVPRRHLGSQGLEVSALGLGCMGMSDLYGAPKPEPDMIKLIHHAINAGVTLLDTSDVYGPKTNEILLGKALKGGMRDKVELATKFGIKLDGSWQVQGDPAYVRAACEASLKRLEVDCIDLYYQHRIDTSVPIEITMGELKKLVEEGKIKYVGLSEASASTIRRAHAVHPITAVQMEWSLQSRDVEEEIIPTCRELGIGIVAYSPLGRGFFSHGPKMLEKLEESDARKHLPRLQPENLEHNKIMYERINDLATKKGCTTSQLALAWVLHQGNDVVPIPGTTKIENFEHNIGALSIKLTPEDMAELESIASPDSIKGDRYGAGLKTYKDSETLPLSAWKA, from the exons ATGGCAAGCAGAGTACCAAGAAGGCATTTGGGTTCACAGGGTTTAGAGGTCTCAGCTCTGGGTTTAGGATGCATGGGCATGTCCGATCTCTACGGAGCTCCCAAACCCGAACCCGACATGATCAAGCTCATCCACCACGCCATTAACGCTGGTGTTACCCTCCTTGACACCTCCGATGTCTACGGCCCCAAAACCAACGAAATCCTTCTCGGCAAGGCTTTGAAAGGGGGGATGAGGGACAAAGTGGAGCTGGCTACCAAATTCGGGATCAAACTCGACGGTTCGTGGCAGGTCCAAGGAGATCCAGCTTATGTGAGGGCTGCTTGTGAGGCTAGCCTCAAGCGACTTGAGGTCGATTGCATCGATCTCTATTATCAGCACAGGATTGATACTAGTGTGCCAATCGAAATCACG ATGGGCGAACTAAAGAAGTTGGTCGAAGAAGGTAAAATTAAATATGTTGGATTATCAGAAGCATCGGCATCGACTATTAGAAGAGCACACGCTGTGCATCCAATTACTGCCGTACAAATGGAATGGTCCTTGCAGTCAAGAGATGTTGAAGAAGAAATTATTCCCACTTGCAG AGAACTTGGGATAGGGATTGTTGCATATAGTCCTCTAGGACGTGGTTTTTTCTCACATGGTCCAAAGATGTTAGAGAAGTTGGAAGAAAGTGACGCCCGTAAG CACTTGCCAAGGTTACAACCTGAAAATCTTGAACACAACAAGATTATGTACGAGAGGATTAATGACCTAGCGACAAAGAAAGGGTGCACAACTTCTCAGCTAGCATTAGCCTGGGTTCTTCACCAAGGAAATGATGTTGTACCCATTCCAGGTACCACCAAGATAGAAAATTTTGAGCACAACATTGGAGCTTTATCTATTAAATTAACACCAGAAGATATGGCTGAACTTGAATCTATTGCATCACCTGATTCAATCAAGGGGGATCGATATGGTGCTGGTTTAAAAACATATAAGGACTCAGAGACTCTTCCATTATCTGCATGGAAAGCTTAA